CCGTGAACGGAGCTACCATTGAGATTGCCGCTAACGATACCATGCAGTTCAACTCCAAGGCTTTTGAAGTGCCTGCAGGTGAAGAAGTCACCCTGGTTTTCAAAAACCTTGGAAAACTTCCAAAGGCGGCCATGGGGCACAATGTAGTTATTCTTAAGCCAGGCTCAGATGTGCCTAAGTTTGGAATGGGTGCTGTTGCTGCGGCTGCGACCGAGTATGTGCCGCAAGACGATGCGACGAAGGCGCTGATTGTTGCGCATACAAAACTGCTTGGTCCCGGTGAAGAAGAAACTATTACATTTACCCTTCCTGAGGCTGGTGCGTATCCTTTTGTATGCTCCTTTCCAGGTCACTTTGCATTGATGCAAGGAATCATCACCGCGAAGTAAACGATCTTAATTAATCTTTCGAAGGCTGCATGCTCCGGTGTGCAGCCTTTTTGTTTTTTATTTAGCTGCGGTGGTGACACCACAGAAAGTATCGAGGGTACGCCAGGCAACAGCTCGGCAAATCATATTTGTAGCCATAGTGGATACACTGTGGATCGGCTTTGACTTCAAAATACCTATTCCGGAGCAAGCTTCAAAGCAAATCAGTATCGGTATCCAAATGTAGGAGGGTAGCTTGCTGCCGATCTCACGTCATCTAACATTGTAACTGCAGCCTACAGTCGACTGCATTCCTCCGCAGCCCGACTCAATTCAACGGCGCAATCCGAATGTTCCGCCACTTCATCACGAATTGGCGTTCGCCTTGAATCCCATGAACCTGGAGCCCTATGAATCCCTTGGGGTGGGTTTTATATACGTCTTCCCGAACCAGGTCCTCAATCAAATGTCCATTGACCCAGGTACGCATGCGAGGTCCCTCAGCGATGATGCGAACTTGATTCCATCCTTCTGAACGGAAGTGGTCGTGACCTTTCTCCTGCTTTTCTTTGGAGGACAGCCATCCGGTTCCCAAGGCTTCGCCATATAGAATGCCACTGGTAAATTTGCCTTCTCCAAAATTGCGACGTACTTCCATTTGCGGCCCCCACACACGTCCTGCACGCCAGCTATGATGATCTTTTTCCGTTACGGGCCTGACTGATGAGCGGAACTGAATGCCTTGATTCGTGACGTCATCCACCATGGTTTCCAAATCCAATTGAAAATCTCCAAATTCTTCCGTGGTGCACAGGAATGAGTTTCTACTTCCGGGCTTTGTTCGTCCTACTATAGCGCCATCCTCCACAGAGTAGCTGTGATATCCATTCATCTGGACCCAGCCATCCAGGGTCTCCCCATCGAACAGATCAATCCAACCATCCTTATCTGTTATAGAAGTAAGTGTAGAGCTTGCGGTTTTTTCTTCGGGTAGCGCAAAGGCAATGATCGATTTTCCAGATGGGGTTCTATTCTTTCCTCCTCCTCCTGCTACGATCACCAGATACTGTTTGCCATCGTTTAGGTAAACACTGGGAGTCGCATAACCTCCAGCGGGAAGTTTATACTCCCAGAGTAGTTTGCCGCGGCTCTTTTCGAACGCTCGTATCTTTTCGTCGGCAGTAGCTGCAATGAATACAATACCACCAGCAGTCGCTACTGCACCGCCGAAATTGGGCGTACCGGTGTTGCGGATACCGCGCTTAACCAGTTCGGGGAATTCTCCCAATGGTACACGCCAGACATAATCTCCGGTGGAGAGGTCGATGGCATTGAGCGTACCCCATGGAGGATTGATAATTGGATAACCGTCCTGGTCATTGAGAAAACCGTAACCTTCGTAGAGATAACGGACTTTCCCGCCTTCCATGGAGTCCGCTGCAGGATCCACTTTATCCGAAGACATGTATTTTGAAACGTCCTCAACTTCCTTTTTGGTTAGGTGAGGAAAGCCAGGCATTATGTTACCTCCCGTACGAATCCATTGGGCAATCTCTTCTTCGCTCTTATCAAGTTTCAACACGCTTGGGTAAATCGGGGGAATACCTTTTCTGTCCGGTCCATGGCAACTGGTGCAGTTGCGTTCGTAGACAACCCGCCCTCGTTGCTCAGCCGAGAGCTTGGTGCTATCGGCAGGCTCAAAACTCTTTTTAAGTTTAAGCAATCCTGGTGCATCATTGGTGTTTACATAGATGATATTGTTATAGGGATCGTAAGAACTTCCATGCCACTCTACACCACCCAACGTTCCGGGTTGGGCGATCACACCTTGCTCAGAGGGCGGCGCATAAAAGGTGGCTGGTTCGTAGCGTTCGAACAGTCGTTTGGCATACTGGTAACTCTCCGGACTGATCCGTGTAAGATCCGCCTCGGTGATTGAGGTTCGCGTGAGCGGCTTCGGCTTAAGGGGAAAAGGTTGGGTAGGCCAGGCTTCCTCTCCCTCCACCGTAGATGGAGGCACGGGCATTTCGATCACCGGAAAAATCGGTTCACCGGTGTCACGATCCAGGACAAAGGTGAACCCCATCTTGGTAAACTGAACCACAGCATCCTGTTCGTTTCCGTCCTTTTGTATGGTAACCAGATTGGGCGGTGGGGGATTGTCGTAATCCCAGATATCGTGGTGAACGGTTTGGTAGTGCCATTGTCGTTTCCCCGTTGTCGCGTCCAGGGCCAGCACGCAGTTCGCAAACAGATTCTGTCCTTTGCGGTATCCGCCATAGAAGTCGTTGGCGGCAGATCCAGTGGAGGCAAAGACCCAGCCACGATCTTCATCTACCGTTAGGCCTCCCCATGAATTGGCGCCTCCGTATTTTTCTCCTTCCACCCATTCCCAGGTGTCGTAGCCAAATTCACCTTCTTGAGGTATCGTATGAAAGATCCATTTGAATTCACCGGTGATCGTGTCGAAGGCCCGAATGTGGCCAGGTGTTGAATCGTAGCCTTCGGGCACTCGCGAAACTACCATGAGGTAGTTTTTGTAGACGGCTCCCGGGTTGGTGACTTCGACCGATGCTCTTTCAGGATCTACTCCCAGGTGATGCCGTAGGTCGATGTGACCGCCATGGCCGAAGGAGGTAATTAATTCACCGGTCTTTGCATTGAGGGCATACATGCGATCCTTGACTGCGTGAAATATGCGTCTATCAGATCGATCTTCCGATTCCCAGTAAACAAGCCCACGGTTGCGTCCTCGGAACACTTGCTTTTCCGGATGATGTTCTTCTGAAATGAACTTCCAAACTTCTTCTCCCGATCCCGCATCAATCGCGACCGCCCTTAACGAGGAGGTGGTAAAATACATTAATCCATCAATGATGATAGGATTACTATGCATGTTGGAACGCTCCGTGGCGTCGTCGACCTGATATTCCCAGGCAGGTTCCAGTCGGTGAACGTTAGCCGCATGAATATAGGCAAGCTCGGAGTATTGATTGCTTTTCTGATCACCCTTGTGGATGCCCCAATCCGTGTAGTTGTCCAGTCGGTTGGCACTGGAATGGGAAGTATAAACAAGAACGAGGAATGCTGATAGGGTAACTCTTAGGGGCGTCATGTCTGCTGAATGTTTTATTAAGCGTTCAGCTCCTTCAAGGGCAAAGAATCTATTATTGTTTATTGTAGAGTGTGGGGAGTCCTGACACAGTCCTGGAAAATGATTCCCAGCCTGGAAATACTTGATGCTCAAACAACCCATCTCGGAGACTTGGTGCTTCGGAGGCGAACGATGCCTTCTTTAGATGGGCAGGAAATTTACGAAGTGAAACTCGGTGAAGAGTTTCTAATGTCCAGTTTGTTTCCTGAGGCAGAGAAAAAACTGGCTCACTTAGGACTAGCCAAGTTGGCGGGTGAAGAGTGGGACATTGTGGTCGGTGGTCTGGGGCTTGGTTACACCGCCGCTGCTGCATTGGAGTCTTCCTCTGTTAGGTCTATGGTCGTGGTGGAGCTGTTTCCTCAAGTGATTGAGTGGCACCAAAGAGGGTTGGTGCCTTTAGGTGCTCAACTGGCGGGGGATCATCGCTGTCGATTGGTGGCGCAGGACTTTTTTGCTGCAGCAGTGAATGCTGAGAAGGGGCTCGATCCTAACTAT
This genomic stretch from Opitutia bacterium ISCC 52 harbors:
- a CDS encoding DUF1080 domain-containing protein, yielding MTPLRVTLSAFLVLVYTSHSSANRLDNYTDWGIHKGDQKSNQYSELAYIHAANVHRLEPAWEYQVDDATERSNMHSNPIIIDGLMYFTTSSLRAVAIDAGSGEEVWKFISEEHHPEKQVFRGRNRGLVYWESEDRSDRRIFHAVKDRMYALNAKTGELITSFGHGGHIDLRHHLGVDPERASVEVTNPGAVYKNYLMVVSRVPEGYDSTPGHIRAFDTITGEFKWIFHTIPQEGEFGYDTWEWVEGEKYGGANSWGGLTVDEDRGWVFASTGSAANDFYGGYRKGQNLFANCVLALDATTGKRQWHYQTVHHDIWDYDNPPPPNLVTIQKDGNEQDAVVQFTKMGFTFVLDRDTGEPIFPVIEMPVPPSTVEGEEAWPTQPFPLKPKPLTRTSITEADLTRISPESYQYAKRLFERYEPATFYAPPSEQGVIAQPGTLGGVEWHGSSYDPYNNIIYVNTNDAPGLLKLKKSFEPADSTKLSAEQRGRVVYERNCTSCHGPDRKGIPPIYPSVLKLDKSEEEIAQWIRTGGNIMPGFPHLTKKEVEDVSKYMSSDKVDPAADSMEGGKVRYLYEGYGFLNDQDGYPIINPPWGTLNAIDLSTGDYVWRVPLGEFPELVKRGIRNTGTPNFGGAVATAGGIVFIAATADEKIRAFEKSRGKLLWEYKLPAGGYATPSVYLNDGKQYLVIVAGGGGKNRTPSGKSIIAFALPEEKTASSTLTSITDKDGWIDLFDGETLDGWVQMNGYHSYSVEDGAIVGRTKPGSRNSFLCTTEEFGDFQLDLETMVDDVTNQGIQFRSSVRPVTEKDHHSWRAGRVWGPQMEVRRNFGEGKFTSGILYGEALGTGWLSSKEKQEKGHDHFRSEGWNQVRIIAEGPRMRTWVNGHLIEDLVREDVYKTHPKGFIGLQVHGIQGERQFVMKWRNIRIAPLN
- a CDS encoding azurin; its protein translation is MKSKLTTILLVLGISALFSSAVNGATIEIAANDTMQFNSKAFEVPAGEEVTLVFKNLGKLPKAAMGHNVVILKPGSDVPKFGMGAVAAAATEYVPQDDATKALIVAHTKLLGPGEEETITFTLPEAGAYPFVCSFPGHFALMQGIITAK
- a CDS encoding spermidine synthase; translated protein: MIPSLEILDAQTTHLGDLVLRRRTMPSLDGQEIYEVKLGEEFLMSSLFPEAEKKLAHLGLAKLAGEEWDIVVGGLGLGYTAAAALESSSVRSMVVVELFPQVIEWHQRGLVPLGAQLAGDHRCRLVAQDFFAAAVNAEKGLDPNYHGKKFHAVLLDIDHTPSHQLDDENQGFYSVAGLTALSEQLHPGGVFGLWSDDPPDAHFTELLKTVFDEAEAVVVPFYNPIQDKESTNTVYLAQKA